One stretch of Thermus thermamylovorans DNA includes these proteins:
- a CDS encoding [LysW]-lysine hydrolase, giving the protein MSANALDPVEFLKGALEIPSPSGQERPVAEYLAEGMERLGLKGFVDEADNARGQVGHGPVQVVLLGHIDTVPGVVPVRLEGDKLFGRGAVDAKGPFVAMIFAAAGLSQEARRRLTVHLVGATEEEAPSSKGARFVAPRLRPDYVVIGEPSGWEGITLGYKGRLLVRVRREKDHFHSAHHEPNAAEELISYFVAIKAWTEAMNVGQRPFDQVQYTLRDFRVHPAELKQVAELFFDLRLPPRLPPEEAIRHLSAYAPPTLELEFFGREVPYLGPKDTPLTRALRQGIRKAGGKPVFKLKTGTSDMNVLAPHWQVPMVAYGPGDSTLDHTPYEHVDVREFLRGIGVLREALEALAKAPAPATTLG; this is encoded by the coding sequence ATGAGCGCGAACGCCTTGGACCCCGTGGAGTTCCTCAAAGGGGCCCTGGAGATCCCCTCCCCTTCCGGGCAGGAGCGCCCCGTGGCGGAGTACCTGGCGGAGGGGATGGAAAGGCTTGGCCTCAAGGGCTTCGTGGACGAGGCGGACAACGCCCGGGGCCAGGTGGGCCATGGCCCCGTACAGGTGGTCCTCCTGGGGCACATCGACACCGTGCCCGGGGTGGTGCCCGTCAGGCTGGAGGGCGACAAGCTCTTCGGCCGGGGCGCGGTGGACGCCAAGGGGCCCTTCGTGGCCATGATCTTCGCCGCCGCCGGGCTTTCCCAGGAGGCCAGGAGGCGCCTCACCGTCCACCTGGTGGGGGCCACGGAGGAGGAGGCCCCGAGCTCCAAAGGGGCCCGCTTCGTGGCCCCCAGGCTCCGGCCGGATTACGTGGTCATCGGCGAGCCCTCGGGCTGGGAGGGGATCACCCTGGGCTACAAGGGGAGGCTCTTGGTGCGGGTGCGGCGGGAAAAGGATCATTTCCACTCCGCCCACCACGAGCCCAACGCGGCGGAGGAGCTCATCAGCTACTTTGTGGCCATCAAGGCCTGGACCGAGGCCATGAACGTGGGGCAGAGGCCCTTCGACCAGGTGCAGTACACCCTGCGGGACTTCCGGGTCCACCCGGCGGAGCTCAAGCAGGTGGCGGAGCTGTTCTTCGACCTGCGCCTCCCCCCCAGGCTCCCCCCGGAGGAGGCCATCCGCCACCTCAGCGCCTACGCCCCCCCCACCCTGGAGCTGGAGTTCTTCGGCCGGGAGGTGCCCTACCTGGGCCCCAAGGACACCCCCCTCACCCGGGCCCTGCGCCAAGGGATCCGCAAGGCTGGGGGCAAGCCCGTCTTCAAGCTGAAGACCGGGACCAGCGACATGAACGTCCTGGCCCCCCACTGGCAGGTGCCCATGGTGGCCTATGGCCCCGGGGACTCCACCTTGGACCACACCCCTTACGAGCATGTGGACGTGCGGGAGTTCCTGAGGGGGATAGGGGTCTTGCGGGAGGCCCTCGAGGCCCTGGCCAAAGCCCCTGCTCCCGCGACCACCCTGGGCTAG
- a CDS encoding GGDEF domain-containing protein, with product MVPYGLGFLVLLLFLGLSPLTAPWSQGFLAPAVALGGGGFLLWRGERAWGLGLLLLGLGELARTLGELRGWPRGLYLDGPYLAGYAALTLALLRLPGKRPGLSLLLLPLGLLGLTAALRPELGMDRVYGVWDVLLLALLLPRLEPLFQERFLGGRALWGVGLLLLLVADMSRSLLRAAEDHLTGHPAHLLWSLGYFLLALGVVEEKGEKTAFPGQALALGSLFLMPALLLQGPTPWGVQALALYGGLAGALGLLYAQHLGWRRTEEKGRRWTLFLEELARLSPSVTQTLSPEAVLLGALEAARQLLPQAVGLEVRGRRGLVGERTPHSLVLPLNGDSAYLYLRTPPEEPVPPSFLSLLGERVRQVLKQVEWGTLALTDPLTGLLNRRGLEAELPKLLALARRYGAPVSVVMLDIDRFKRVNDTYGHPVGDEVLKVLGRILGASVRREDLAVRYGGEEFLLLLYGADREAAKEVVERIRYRFRSHRVDPIPYPLTLSAGIAGGEVPEGEPQLEDWILKADYALLRAKEAGRDRVTLA from the coding sequence GTGGTCCCTTATGGGCTGGGCTTCCTGGTCCTCCTGCTATTCCTAGGGCTATCCCCCCTCACCGCCCCTTGGAGCCAGGGCTTCCTCGCACCCGCGGTGGCCTTGGGCGGGGGAGGGTTTCTCCTCTGGCGGGGGGAGCGGGCCTGGGGCCTGGGGCTCCTCCTCCTGGGCCTGGGGGAGCTGGCCCGGACCCTGGGGGAACTCCGGGGATGGCCCCGGGGGCTTTACCTGGACGGCCCTTACCTGGCGGGCTACGCGGCCCTGACCCTGGCCCTCCTGCGGCTACCGGGAAAGCGCCCCGGGCTCAGCCTCCTGCTCCTGCCCCTGGGGCTTTTGGGCCTGACCGCCGCCCTGAGGCCCGAGCTGGGCATGGACCGGGTGTATGGGGTCTGGGACGTCCTGCTCCTGGCGCTCCTCCTGCCCCGGCTAGAACCCCTCTTCCAGGAGCGCTTCCTCGGGGGAAGGGCCCTTTGGGGGGTAGGCCTCCTCCTCCTTCTGGTAGCGGACATGAGCCGCAGCCTTTTGCGGGCAGCAGAGGACCATCTCACGGGACACCCCGCCCATCTCCTCTGGAGCCTGGGCTACTTCCTCCTCGCCCTGGGGGTGGTGGAGGAGAAGGGAGAAAAAACCGCCTTCCCGGGGCAAGCCCTGGCCCTGGGAAGCCTCTTCCTCATGCCTGCCCTCCTCCTCCAAGGGCCTACCCCTTGGGGGGTGCAGGCCCTGGCCCTGTACGGGGGGCTCGCAGGGGCCTTGGGCCTCCTCTATGCCCAGCACCTGGGGTGGCGGCGCACGGAGGAAAAGGGGCGGCGCTGGACCCTTTTCCTGGAGGAGCTCGCCCGTCTCTCCCCCAGCGTCACCCAGACCTTAAGCCCGGAGGCCGTACTCCTTGGAGCCTTGGAGGCCGCCCGCCAACTCCTGCCCCAGGCGGTGGGGCTGGAGGTCCGGGGGAGGCGGGGGCTAGTAGGGGAGCGCACCCCTCATAGCCTCGTCCTCCCCCTAAACGGGGACAGCGCCTACCTCTACCTGCGCACACCCCCGGAAGAGCCCGTACCCCCGAGCTTCCTCTCCCTTTTGGGCGAAAGGGTAAGGCAGGTGCTGAAGCAGGTGGAGTGGGGCACCCTGGCCCTCACCGACCCCCTCACGGGGCTTTTGAACCGGCGAGGCCTGGAAGCGGAGCTCCCCAAGCTCCTGGCCCTGGCCCGCCGCTACGGGGCCCCGGTGAGCGTGGTCATGCTGGATATCGACCGCTTCAAGCGGGTGAACGACACCTACGGCCACCCCGTGGGGGACGAGGTGCTCAAGGTTCTGGGCCGCATCCTCGGCGCCAGCGTCCGCCGCGAGGACCTGGCGGTACGCTACGGGGGGGAAGAGTTCCTGCTCCTCCTTTACGGGGCCGACCGCGAGGCGGCCAAAGAGGTGGTGGAGCGCATCCGCTACCGCTTCCGCAGCCACCGGGTGGACCCCATCCCTTACCCCCTCACCCTCTCCGCCGGAATCGCCGGGGGCGAGGTGCCGGAAGGGGAACCCCAGCTGGAGGACTGGATCCTCAAGGCCGACTACGCCCTCCTCCGGGCCAAGGAGGCAGGCCGCGACCGGGTGACCCTGGCCTAA
- a CDS encoding DUF1641 domain-containing protein: protein MEKTLTVEERLAHIEEVLEKSGLGLLAQMGAGETLSENLGLLLDPKNLQLVSLLARFLDQAEALERLAETLEKLEKSGALAFLGYLSENFGEGLGMLMEPQVLRLFSHGANVLDILSRIEPAAIGMMAGALQRGLAETFTPEAMRDPPRVGLTGILKQLADPEVQRALGVLFLLLKALGKAFGHLNEDMKAIEALMAKMMPKK, encoded by the coding sequence ATGGAGAAGACGCTCACCGTGGAAGAAAGGCTGGCCCACATAGAGGAGGTCCTGGAGAAAAGCGGGCTAGGCCTCCTGGCCCAGATGGGGGCGGGGGAGACCCTTTCCGAAAACCTGGGCCTCCTCCTGGACCCCAAGAACCTGCAGCTAGTCTCCCTCCTGGCCCGCTTCCTGGACCAGGCGGAGGCCCTGGAGCGGCTGGCGGAAACCCTGGAGAAGCTGGAAAAATCCGGGGCCTTGGCCTTCCTGGGTTACCTCTCCGAGAACTTCGGCGAGGGTCTGGGGATGCTCATGGAGCCCCAGGTGCTCAGGCTCTTTTCCCACGGGGCCAACGTCCTGGACATCCTCTCCCGCATCGAGCCCGCAGCCATCGGCATGATGGCGGGGGCCCTGCAGCGGGGCCTTGCCGAAACTTTCACCCCCGAGGCCATGCGGGACCCGCCCCGGGTGGGCCTCACCGGGATCCTGAAGCAGCTTGCCGACCCCGAGGTGCAAAGGGCCCTAGGGGTGCTCTTCCTCCTCCTCAAGGCCCTGGGCAAGGCCTTCGGTCACCTTAACGAGGACATGAAGGCCATAGAGGCCCTCATGGCCAAGATGATGCCCAAGAAGTAA
- a CDS encoding NAD(P)/FAD-dependent oxidoreductase: protein MTTRVLVLGGGSGGLVAANKVKKLLGREAEVTLVDKNAYHEFMPAYPWVAFGMREPEQVRRPLANLEKRGITFLQARVEALDPAHNKVRTSAGELAYDYLIVSLGAEAQPAPAGDGYAPWSLEGALKLREALKGFRGGKVVVGVSSPYYPCPPAPYEVAGQVEFALKVKGVREKSSVDVFHLNPLPLAGMGPVISGKVMEILKSKGIAFHGEFEPVAFEGGKVKAKDGRELAYDLLILTPPFAPNRVVRESPLAGPQGFPEVHKSTFRSPRFPNVFVIGDTVNPSLMLPPAGVVAHFQGEYVAGVIASDLKGAYIGEPFNPVAMCIMDFGDNALLPQCSFEKLLAGTGMPSCGVMAVGKWVRVTKMLFEGFWFATLIE from the coding sequence ATGACGACGAGGGTTCTGGTTCTAGGAGGCGGCTCAGGCGGCTTGGTGGCGGCCAACAAGGTGAAGAAGCTTCTGGGCCGTGAGGCGGAGGTCACCCTGGTGGACAAGAACGCCTACCACGAGTTCATGCCCGCCTATCCTTGGGTGGCCTTCGGCATGCGGGAGCCGGAGCAGGTGCGCAGACCCCTGGCTAACCTGGAAAAAAGAGGCATTACTTTCCTGCAGGCCAGGGTGGAGGCCCTGGACCCAGCCCACAACAAGGTGAGGACCAGTGCCGGGGAGCTCGCCTACGACTACCTGATCGTCTCCCTGGGGGCTGAGGCCCAGCCCGCTCCGGCGGGGGATGGCTACGCCCCCTGGAGCCTCGAGGGGGCCTTGAAGCTCCGGGAAGCCCTCAAGGGGTTCCGGGGCGGGAAGGTGGTGGTGGGGGTTTCCTCTCCCTACTACCCCTGCCCCCCGGCCCCCTACGAGGTGGCGGGCCAGGTGGAGTTCGCCCTGAAGGTCAAGGGGGTGCGGGAAAAGAGCAGCGTGGATGTTTTCCACCTAAACCCCCTGCCCCTGGCGGGCATGGGCCCGGTGATCTCCGGCAAGGTGATGGAGATCCTGAAGTCCAAGGGCATCGCCTTCCACGGGGAGTTCGAGCCCGTGGCCTTCGAGGGGGGTAAGGTGAAGGCCAAGGACGGGCGGGAGCTTGCTTACGACCTCCTCATCCTCACCCCGCCCTTCGCCCCCAACCGGGTGGTGCGGGAATCCCCCCTGGCGGGCCCCCAGGGTTTCCCCGAGGTGCACAAGTCCACCTTCCGTTCCCCCAGGTTCCCCAACGTCTTCGTCATCGGCGACACGGTGAACCCCTCCCTGATGCTCCCCCCGGCTGGGGTGGTGGCCCACTTCCAGGGGGAGTACGTGGCCGGGGTCATCGCCTCCGACCTCAAGGGGGCCTACATCGGGGAGCCCTTCAACCCCGTGGCCATGTGCATCATGGACTTTGGGGACAACGCCCTCCTGCCCCAGTGCTCCTTTGAGAAGCTCCTGGCGGGCACGGGGATGCCCTCCTGCGGCGTGATGGCCGTGGGCAAGTGGGTGCGGGTGACCAAGATGCTCTTCGAGGGCTTCTGGTTCGCCACCTTGATCGAGTAG